From the genome of Deinococcus sp. AJ005, one region includes:
- a CDS encoding type II secretion system F family protein, whose amino-acid sequence MAVFEYRARDRSGKILKSQMEAETEAQVRDTLRAKNLMIVEIKAPKSGLNADLKIPFLDDRPPSLKQVSIFSKQLATLINAGVPLVQSLAVLQGQIEHKGFQKTVKSLRSEVEAGTPLSEAIAKYPKVFNRLYVNLVRAGETSGTLDSVLERIAAFQEKELILRGKIKSALTYPVVVLVFAILITYFLLTTIVPQFAGILAQLNAPLPFITKMLMAVSEFLQHSAWLLVVFAVIITFAYRWVYKMPKGRVIIDDIKLKLPVFGNLTQKSAIASFARTFGLLISSGVNIIEALEITKGTADNAIVEETIENAKNVVMVGEQMSSSLATSKVFPPMVVSMISIGEETGALDSMLSKVGDFYDREVDEAVESMTAAIEPIMIVFLGGIVGTIVAGMFLPMFSIIGTLSQ is encoded by the coding sequence ATGGCCGTCTTCGAATACCGCGCACGCGACCGCTCTGGCAAGATCCTCAAATCCCAGATGGAGGCCGAAACGGAGGCCCAGGTCCGCGACACGCTGCGGGCCAAGAACCTGATGATCGTCGAGATCAAGGCCCCCAAGTCCGGCCTGAACGCGGACCTCAAGATTCCCTTTCTGGATGACCGCCCGCCCAGCCTCAAGCAGGTGTCGATCTTCAGCAAACAGCTCGCCACGCTGATCAACGCCGGGGTGCCGCTGGTGCAGTCGCTGGCGGTGTTGCAGGGCCAGATCGAACACAAGGGCTTTCAGAAGACCGTCAAATCCCTGCGCAGCGAGGTAGAGGCAGGCACGCCCCTGAGCGAGGCCATCGCCAAGTATCCCAAGGTCTTTAACCGCCTCTATGTCAATCTGGTGCGCGCCGGGGAAACCAGCGGCACCCTGGACTCGGTGCTGGAGCGCATCGCTGCCTTCCAGGAAAAGGAATTGATCCTGCGCGGCAAGATCAAGAGCGCGCTGACCTACCCGGTGGTGGTGCTGGTCTTCGCCATCCTGATCACCTATTTCCTGCTGACCACCATCGTGCCGCAGTTCGCGGGCATCCTGGCACAGCTCAACGCGCCGCTGCCCTTTATTACCAAGATGCTGATGGCAGTCTCGGAATTCCTGCAACATTCGGCGTGGCTACTCGTGGTCTTCGCGGTGATCATCACCTTCGCCTACCGCTGGGTGTACAAGATGCCCAAGGGCCGGGTGATCATTGACGACATCAAGCTCAAGCTGCCCGTGTTCGGCAACCTGACCCAGAAGAGCGCCATCGCATCCTTTGCCCGCACCTTCGGCCTGCTGATCAGCAGCGGCGTGAACATCATCGAGGCGCTGGAAATCACCAAGGGCACGGCGGACAACGCCATCGTCGAGGAAACCATCGAGAACGCCAAGAATGTGGTGATGGTGGGCGAGCAGATGAGTTCCAGCCTGGCCACCAGCAAGGTTTTTCCGCCGATGGTGGTCAGCATGATCTCTATCGGCGAGGAAACCGGCGCGCTGGACTCGATGCTGAGCAAGGTGGGCGACTTCTATGACCGCGAAGTGGATGAGGCCGTCGAGAGCATGACGGCGGCCATCGAACCGATCATGATCGTCTTCCTGGGCGGCATTGTGGGGACCATCGTGGCGGGGATGTTTTTGCCGATGTTCAGCATCATCGGTACGCTCAGCCAGTGA
- a CDS encoding L-threonylcarbamoyladenylate synthase has product MPESLNPLTENEVALAVDTAWAVLQRGGVVAYPSETVWGLAAVPDHLEAVERLYAVKGRAAHRPVQVSCQDARAALELARPSAALTALSVLWPGPLTLVTPARPGTPPTLAPGGLVGLRVPSHPLALALLRRCGGRLLTTSCNPSGLPPALTAAQAQDMALADFVLPNVQAAEGEPVGGQASTVVQLPEGTVLRSGPLDGAVAALLAGLRE; this is encoded by the coding sequence ATGCCTGAATCCCTGAATCCCCTGACTGAAAACGAAGTCGCTCTCGCCGTAGACACCGCCTGGGCTGTCCTTCAGCGCGGCGGCGTGGTGGCCTATCCCAGTGAGACGGTCTGGGGGCTGGCCGCTGTGCCGGATCACCTGGAGGCCGTGGAGCGCCTGTACGCGGTCAAGGGCCGCGCTGCCCACCGCCCGGTGCAGGTGTCGTGCCAGGACGCCCGCGCCGCGCTGGAACTGGCTCGGCCCAGTGCGGCCCTCACGGCGCTGTCTGTCCTGTGGCCTGGCCCGCTGACGCTGGTGACCCCGGCCCGGCCCGGGACCCCGCCCACGCTGGCCCCCGGCGGTCTGGTGGGCCTGCGCGTGCCGTCGCATCCGCTGGCGCTGGCCCTGCTGCGGCGCTGTGGCGGACGGCTGCTGACCACCAGTTGCAATCCCAGCGGCCTGCCCCCAGCCCTGACGGCGGCCCAGGCGCAGGACATGGCGCTGGCGGATTTCGTGTTGCCCAATGTGCAGGCTGCGGAGGGGGAGCCGGTGGGCGGGCAGGCCAGCACCGTGGTGCAGTTGCCGGAAGGGACGGTGCTGCGCTCTGGCCCGCTGGACGGCGCAGTGGCCGCGCTGCTGGCTGGACTGCGAGAGTGA
- a CDS encoding SMC-Scp complex subunit ScpB gives MTDSGSPPRLSALIGAALLAAGRPVSARELAETLDIPEGTAQRELETFAITLASAHLGFVAEAVAGGWRLIVPPALAARLSPLLAAPPLPALSSAALEVLAVIAYRQPVTRAEIEAMRGGSAGTVVTLQERELVKVVGRSDAVGGPLLYGTTARFLLDFGLGGLEDLPALQDGGFSHLLRG, from the coding sequence GTGACCGACTCCGGCTCCCCGCCACGATTGTCCGCCTTGATCGGCGCGGCGCTGTTGGCCGCCGGACGCCCTGTGAGCGCACGTGAACTGGCTGAAACGCTGGATATTCCCGAGGGTACGGCCCAGCGTGAACTGGAAACGTTCGCAATCACCCTCGCGTCGGCCCATCTGGGTTTTGTCGCTGAGGCGGTGGCGGGAGGCTGGCGCCTGATCGTGCCTCCCGCGCTGGCTGCCCGCCTGTCGCCGTTGCTGGCCGCGCCGCCGCTGCCCGCGCTGAGCAGCGCCGCGCTGGAGGTGCTGGCGGTGATCGCCTACCGTCAGCCGGTGACCCGCGCCGAGATTGAGGCCATGCGCGGCGGCAGCGCAGGCACGGTGGTCACCTTGCAGGAGCGCGAACTGGTCAAGGTGGTGGGTCGTTCGGACGCGGTGGGCGGCCCCCTGCTGTACGGCACCACCGCGCGCTTTCTGCTGGACTTTGGGTTGGGCGGCCTGGAAGACCTTCCGGCATTGCAGGACGGCGGGTTCTCCCATCTGTTGCGCGGCTAG
- a CDS encoding DUF4388 domain-containing protein: MNNTTSLETFDFLQLMYLLSEQGRTGVLTVHRADGPFQAFLEGQRVRHFQFAAQTGVPALLRLLRDPQGRFQFDEGVVHPNPLLNVNLDDVALEVLDDLPEKPLPYTGPAKITSPERVARIRWGLKEQAILKQIEVQRPVSVLSQDPDARKLLQKMHQIKLIAPRKSRVARLSVAVTREVRGVAVIDELILKRWKEDMLRPPQNIAIRTDDGQVHTLPVRGGPNLSNSLLIPAELLMRTGLRAGDSVLVRPA, encoded by the coding sequence ATGAACAACACCACCAGCCTCGAAACCTTTGATTTTCTGCAATTGATGTACCTGCTGAGCGAGCAGGGCCGCACGGGCGTGCTGACCGTTCACCGGGCAGACGGGCCGTTTCAGGCGTTTCTGGAAGGCCAGCGGGTGCGGCATTTTCAATTCGCTGCCCAGACTGGGGTTCCCGCCTTGCTGCGGTTGCTGCGCGATCCGCAGGGCCGTTTTCAGTTCGACGAGGGTGTGGTGCATCCCAATCCGCTGCTGAACGTCAATCTGGACGACGTGGCGCTGGAGGTACTGGACGACCTGCCGGAAAAGCCGCTGCCGTACACTGGCCCGGCCAAGATCACCTCGCCGGAGCGGGTGGCGCGCATCCGCTGGGGCCTTAAGGAGCAGGCGATCCTCAAGCAGATCGAGGTCCAGCGGCCTGTGTCCGTGCTATCCCAGGACCCCGACGCCCGCAAACTGCTGCAAAAGATGCACCAGATCAAGCTGATCGCGCCGCGCAAGTCCCGCGTGGCCCGCCTGAGCGTGGCCGTGACCCGCGAGGTCCGGGGCGTGGCTGTTATCGACGAACTGATCCTCAAGCGCTGGAAGGAGGACATGCTGCGCCCACCGCAGAACATCGCTATCCGAACCGATGATGGGCAGGTCCACACCCTGCCGGTGCGCGGCGGCCCGAACCTGTCCAACTCTTTGCTGATTCCTGCCGAACTGCTGATGAGAACCGGCCTGCGCGCTGGAGACAGCGTGCTGGTGCGCCCTGCATGA
- the aguB gene encoding N-carbamoylputrescine amidase yields MTRTAQLPAQTVKLAVIQMHVTDRLDDNVARAEAHVRDAAAQGAQVILLPELFENLYFCQVEREDYFALAHPQEDHPFIGRFQNLARELGVVLPLSYFERAGQAHYNSLVCIDADGTVLGNYRKTHIPDGPGYEEKYYFNPGDTGFKVWPTRYGRVGVGICWDQWYPETARVMMLQGADFLLYPTAIGSEPAEVDTPNTHHMWQRAMVGHAVSNSSYVAAANRIGTETVEGLSQTYYGHSFISDYTGQLVAEFGDTDEGALTHDLNLAEARKFRAGMGFFRDRRPELYGPLLTVDGVTRRG; encoded by the coding sequence ATGACCAGAACTGCCCAACTCCCCGCCCAGACCGTGAAACTGGCCGTGATCCAGATGCATGTGACCGATAGGCTGGACGACAACGTGGCCCGTGCCGAGGCGCATGTGCGCGACGCTGCTGCTCAGGGGGCGCAGGTGATTCTGCTGCCCGAACTGTTCGAGAACCTGTATTTCTGTCAGGTGGAGCGCGAGGACTACTTTGCCCTAGCCCACCCGCAGGAGGACCATCCCTTTATCGGACGCTTCCAGAATCTGGCGCGCGAACTGGGCGTGGTGCTGCCGCTGAGCTACTTCGAGCGGGCCGGGCAGGCGCACTACAACAGTCTGGTGTGCATCGACGCAGACGGCACGGTACTGGGCAACTACCGCAAGACCCACATCCCCGACGGTCCCGGCTACGAGGAAAAGTATTACTTCAACCCCGGTGACACCGGCTTCAAGGTCTGGCCCACCCGCTATGGACGCGTTGGCGTGGGCATCTGCTGGGACCAGTGGTATCCGGAAACCGCCCGCGTGATGATGCTCCAGGGCGCGGACTTTCTGCTGTACCCCACCGCCATCGGCAGCGAACCCGCCGAGGTGGACACGCCCAACACCCACCACATGTGGCAGCGCGCGATGGTGGGCCACGCCGTCAGCAATTCGAGTTACGTGGCCGCAGCCAACCGCATTGGCACCGAGACGGTGGAAGGGCTGAGCCAGACCTACTACGGTCACTCTTTCATCAGCGACTACACGGGGCAACTGGTGGCCGAATTCGGTGACACCGACGAGGGTGCGCTGACCCATGACCTGAATCTGGCCGAGGCCCGCAAGTTCCGCGCGGGCATGGGTTTTTTCCGGGACCGCCGCCCGGAGTTGTACGGCCCTCTGCTGACGGTGGACGGCGTGACGCGCCGGGGCTGA
- a CDS encoding C40 family peptidase — translation MPQPSVVPSIPALLLSALLSLGGLAGAQTGGFQGMTVTVQAKDTAYAVAKRAGLSVDALLALNGLHSPDLKVGQVLRVSSAARHVVGPKETLYAISKRYRVSVDALLAENTLPEGAILSVGQVLLLPTNATLPSNTQAQPVALAPTPGPLAVVPVLSLASTLTLPPVLSVPQPPEPLPVQPLPSQPSHGEPLPVSEGPVLPTPGPTEPEVPSTLPGDWRGMAMALLGTPYRYGGTTRSGLDCSGFVLQVFTPLGVRLPRVSADQARVGQPVAADQLQPGDLVFFDTAGGGRISHVGIYLGGDTFVSANSYQGKVSLDTLMADRYWAPRYRGARRVLSGPYAGQAP, via the coding sequence ATGCCCCAGCCCTCAGTTGTTCCGTCTATTCCAGCCCTGCTCCTGAGCGCCCTGCTGTCCCTGGGCGGGCTGGCGGGCGCGCAGACTGGCGGCTTTCAGGGCATGACCGTCACGGTTCAGGCCAAAGACACCGCTTACGCTGTCGCAAAGCGCGCGGGCCTGAGCGTGGACGCGTTACTGGCGCTGAACGGCCTGCACAGCCCTGATCTGAAAGTCGGGCAGGTGCTGCGGGTGTCGAGTGCGGCGCGGCATGTCGTCGGGCCGAAGGAAACGCTGTACGCCATTTCCAAACGCTACAGGGTCAGCGTGGACGCGCTGCTGGCAGAAAACACCCTGCCCGAAGGCGCGATTCTCAGCGTGGGTCAGGTGCTGCTGTTGCCCACGAACGCCACGTTGCCATCCAACACGCAAGCTCAGCCCGTCGCCCTGGCTCCCACGCCGGGGCCACTTGCTGTCGTGCCCGTCCTCTCGCTGGCCTCTACCCTGACGCTTCCGCCTGTTCTGAGCGTTCCCCAGCCGCCCGAGCCACTGCCTGTGCAGCCCCTGCCCAGCCAGCCCTCCCACGGCGAGCCGCTGCCCGTCTCGGAGGGGCCAGTTCTCCCCACACCCGGCCCGACAGAGCCGGAGGTGCCCTCCACGCTGCCCGGCGACTGGCGCGGCATGGCGATGGCGCTGCTGGGCACGCCGTACCGCTACGGCGGCACCACCCGCAGCGGACTGGATTGCAGCGGTTTCGTGTTGCAGGTCTTCACGCCGCTGGGCGTGCGGCTGCCCCGCGTCAGTGCCGATCAGGCGCGGGTGGGCCAGCCAGTGGCGGCGGACCAACTTCAACCCGGCGATCTGGTGTTCTTCGACACGGCGGGCGGCGGGCGCATCTCGCATGTGGGCATCTATCTGGGCGGCGATACCTTCGTCAGCGCCAACAGCTACCAGGGCAAGGTCTCGCTGGACACCCTGATGGCGGACCGTTACTGGGCACCGCGTTACCGGGGAGCCAGACGCGTATTGAGTGGGCCGTATGCGGGGCAGGCTCCGTAA
- a CDS encoding MFS transporter: MFARVGEWRINTFRALGHPNYRRYWLSQLLSLVGSWMQTTAQQYLVLELSGGSSAALGYVTVAQFMPSLLLSLFAGAIVDRVPRRRVLLTTQFVLLTTALTLAITTHLGVVSLPLVMILAFVSGCANAFDMPARQSMVVDFVPREAVTNAVALNSLSFNVSRTLGQALFGVVAVLGVQLLAGGDATNIARLAFPFYLNVASFGAVIYVLATLPFPARPGVQRGKVGDDIREGLRYVRATPSVRNVMLLVGLLSLTVINFNVIIPYFARVVYGEREAAFGLLSAFFGVGAMGGALWQASKPNPVRNLRYGALILIASTVALALTPGSTLAAPVLAACGFGMLTLLVSANSTVQLTIPDHLRGRVMSLYSFVLVGMGPPGALLSSALINKDGPLGSRWGLIVLAALGLISLLALWRRLPRKLEEPKVAAD; this comes from the coding sequence GTGTTTGCGCGTGTAGGCGAGTGGCGGATCAATACTTTCAGGGCGCTGGGGCATCCCAACTACCGCCGCTACTGGCTCTCGCAGTTGCTGTCGCTGGTGGGATCGTGGATGCAGACCACCGCGCAGCAGTATCTGGTACTGGAACTGTCCGGGGGCAGCAGCGCGGCGCTGGGCTACGTGACGGTGGCGCAGTTTATGCCCAGCCTGCTGCTCTCTCTGTTCGCCGGGGCCATCGTGGACCGCGTCCCCCGGCGGCGGGTGCTGCTGACCACCCAGTTCGTGCTGCTGACCACCGCCCTGACGCTGGCGATCACCACCCACCTAGGCGTGGTGTCGCTGCCCTTGGTCATGATCCTGGCTTTCGTGTCGGGCTGTGCCAATGCCTTCGACATGCCCGCCCGCCAGAGCATGGTGGTGGACTTCGTGCCGCGCGAGGCTGTGACCAACGCGGTGGCCCTGAACAGTCTGTCCTTCAACGTCAGTCGCACGCTGGGGCAGGCGCTGTTCGGGGTGGTGGCGGTGCTGGGCGTCCAGCTTCTGGCCGGTGGGGACGCCACGAACATCGCCCGGCTGGCCTTTCCCTTCTACCTGAACGTGGCGTCGTTCGGGGCCGTGATCTATGTGCTGGCCACGCTGCCTTTCCCGGCGCGTCCCGGCGTGCAGCGCGGCAAGGTGGGCGACGACATCCGCGAGGGCCTGCGCTACGTACGCGCCACGCCCAGCGTCCGCAACGTGATGTTGCTGGTGGGACTGCTGAGCCTGACCGTCATCAACTTCAACGTGATCATCCCCTACTTTGCCCGCGTGGTCTACGGCGAGCGTGAGGCGGCCTTCGGCCTGCTATCGGCGTTCTTCGGTGTGGGCGCGATGGGCGGCGCGCTGTGGCAGGCCAGCAAGCCCAATCCGGTGCGGAACCTGCGGTACGGCGCACTGATTCTGATCGCCAGCACCGTTGCGCTGGCCCTGACCCCTGGCTCCACGCTGGCCGCGCCAGTCCTGGCCGCCTGCGGTTTCGGGATGCTCACGCTGCTGGTCAGCGCCAACAGCACCGTGCAACTGACCATCCCGGACCACCTGCGCGGACGGGTGATGAGCCTGTATTCCTTCGTGCTGGTGGGAATGGGACCGCCCGGCGCGCTGCTGTCCAGCGCATTGATCAATAAAGACGGCCCGCTCGGCTCGCGCTGGGGATTGATCGTGCTGGCGGCGCTGGGCCTGATCTCTCTGCTGGCGCTGTGGCGCAGGCTGCCGCGCAAGTTGGAAGAGCCGAAAGTGGCAGCCGACTGA
- a CDS encoding SLC13 family permease, with protein sequence MDPVTLILILFVAALVLFATEWLPVDVTALGLLSGLLLTGLVTPKQAFAGFGSDTVLTLASLFILTRVLLRAGVIEWIGTSLARRARNAPAMLRGLLGTVAGISAFTSNTATTAVFLPVVAGLSKRAGIGAGRALMPLAFASILGGTITLIGTTTNLVVSGALPTTGQRPLGFFELAWVGLPVAVVGLLYLFFVAPRLLPDREPALEDSLRDYLADLTVAPGSALADRALRDSGLGRDYGLTVVAVRRGNQTFYAPGPDFMVQSGDTLAVEGQTERILAGKSTLGVVSKSEQKLRAEPGQDGDVRLIEAVVLPGSPLLGRTLKEGRFRERYGVSVLALHRRAQNFERLAGVRLAVGDLLLIQGNAARIDSLGDDLAVMGDLTERVRDPRRAPLAVALFVGAVGLGAFGVVPLSVAVVVAVALSLIFRLISPEEAYGAVEWPIIVLIASMLAFGTAFEATGAAGVLTGALSGVLEPLGPYGLLAALFVVTVALTQPMSNQAAALVMLPLAIGTAKTLGYDPRPFIIGITIAASNSFITPLEPSCMLVYGPGRYTFMDFVRVGSGLTLVTFAVSLLIIPRVWPF encoded by the coding sequence ATGGACCCCGTAACCCTGATTCTGATCCTGTTCGTGGCCGCGCTGGTGCTGTTCGCCACCGAATGGCTGCCGGTGGACGTGACCGCGCTGGGCCTGCTCTCGGGGCTGCTGCTGACCGGGCTGGTCACACCCAAGCAGGCATTCGCGGGCTTTGGCAGCGACACCGTACTCACGCTGGCCTCGCTGTTCATCCTGACGCGGGTGCTGCTGCGGGCGGGGGTGATCGAGTGGATCGGAACGTCACTGGCCCGCCGCGCCCGCAACGCCCCAGCCATGCTGCGCGGATTGCTGGGGACGGTGGCCGGGATCAGCGCATTTACCAGCAACACGGCCACCACCGCCGTCTTTTTACCTGTGGTGGCGGGCCTGTCCAAACGGGCGGGCATCGGCGCGGGCCGGGCACTGATGCCGCTGGCCTTCGCCAGCATTCTGGGCGGCACCATCACCCTGATCGGCACCACCACCAATCTGGTGGTCTCGGGAGCGCTGCCCACCACCGGGCAGAGACCTCTAGGCTTTTTTGAGCTGGCCTGGGTGGGGTTGCCGGTGGCCGTGGTGGGGTTGCTGTATCTGTTTTTCGTAGCCCCCCGCCTGCTGCCAGACCGCGAACCCGCGCTGGAAGACTCGTTGCGCGACTATCTGGCCGACCTGACCGTGGCCCCCGGCAGTGCGCTGGCCGACAGGGCGCTGCGCGACAGTGGGCTGGGGCGCGACTACGGACTGACGGTGGTGGCCGTGCGCCGGGGCAACCAGACTTTCTACGCGCCGGGGCCAGATTTTATGGTCCAGTCCGGCGACACGCTGGCGGTGGAGGGCCAGACCGAGCGCATCCTGGCCGGGAAAAGTACGCTGGGCGTGGTAAGCAAGTCCGAGCAGAAGCTGCGCGCAGAGCCGGGCCAGGACGGAGACGTGAGGTTGATCGAGGCCGTCGTCCTCCCTGGTTCGCCGCTGCTGGGGCGCACGCTCAAGGAGGGCCGCTTCCGCGAACGCTACGGCGTCTCGGTGCTGGCGCTGCACCGCCGCGCACAGAACTTCGAGCGGCTGGCGGGGGTGCGGCTGGCCGTGGGCGACCTGCTGCTGATCCAGGGGAATGCGGCCCGCATCGACTCGCTGGGAGATGATCTGGCGGTGATGGGTGACCTGACCGAGCGCGTGCGTGACCCGCGCCGCGCGCCGCTGGCGGTGGCCCTGTTCGTGGGGGCCGTGGGTCTGGGTGCATTCGGTGTCGTGCCCCTGTCGGTGGCGGTGGTGGTGGCCGTCGCCCTGAGCCTGATCTTCCGCCTGATCTCGCCGGAGGAGGCGTACGGCGCGGTGGAATGGCCGATCATCGTGCTAATCGCTTCCATGCTGGCCTTCGGTACGGCCTTCGAGGCCACCGGGGCGGCGGGCGTGCTGACCGGGGCGCTGTCGGGTGTGCTGGAACCGCTGGGACCCTATGGCCTGCTGGCCGCGCTGTTCGTGGTCACGGTGGCCCTGACCCAGCCGATGAGCAATCAGGCGGCGGCCCTGGTGATGCTGCCGCTGGCGATTGGCACGGCCAAGACGCTGGGTTACGATCCGCGCCCCTTCATCATCGGGATCACGATTGCGGCCAGTAACTCGTTCATCACGCCGCTGGAGCCGTCGTGCATGCTGGTCTACGGCCCCGGACGCTACACCTTTATGGATTTCGTGCGCGTCGGCTCTGGCCTGACGCTGGTGACGTTCGCGGTCTCCCTGCTGATCATTCCCCGCGTGTGGCCGTTCTAG
- a CDS encoding 3-isopropylmalate dehydratase small subunit: MPTVHVFARDHINTDEIIPARHLTTDVEAELAKFAMEDYDKTFVKRVQPGDLIVAGADFGCGSSREHAVWALRGAGVSAVIAPNFARIYYRNSINNGFLALECDGIVEAFQDGDNADLDLQAGTITNTRTGQALTFVPVPQFALDVQKAGGWLEYMKEHDAADLEAETLKAKSTEAGHGHPGERSEEEKTHA; this comes from the coding sequence ATGCCCACCGTCCATGTCTTTGCCCGCGATCACATCAACACCGACGAGATCATTCCTGCCCGCCATCTGACCACCGACGTGGAGGCCGAACTGGCGAAATTTGCGATGGAGGATTACGACAAGACCTTCGTGAAGCGCGTCCAGCCCGGCGATCTCATCGTGGCCGGGGCCGACTTCGGCTGTGGCAGCAGCCGCGAACACGCCGTCTGGGCCTTGCGCGGTGCGGGTGTCAGCGCAGTGATCGCGCCCAACTTCGCGCGTATCTACTACCGCAATTCCATCAACAACGGCTTTCTGGCGCTGGAATGTGACGGCATCGTGGAAGCTTTTCAGGACGGCGACAATGCCGATCTGGACTTGCAGGCGGGTACCATTACCAACACGCGCACCGGGCAAGCTTTAACCTTCGTTCCTGTGCCGCAGTTCGCGCTGGACGTGCAGAAAGCGGGCGGCTGGCTGGAATACATGAAGGAACACGACGCCGCCGATCTGGAGGCCGAGACGTTGAAGGCAAAGAGTACCGAGGCAGGCCACGGCCACCCCGGCGAGCGTTCGGAAGAGGAGAAAACCCATGCCTAA
- the leuB gene encoding 3-isopropylmalate dehydrogenase produces the protein MPKIVTLPGDGIGPEVTAAAVEVLREVAPDLTFEEHAIGGMAYDAHGDPFPQRTRDALADADAVLLGTVGGPQNSPWNSLPRPMRPESGLLALRKALGCYANLRPVRVQPGLEHLSPLKPELARGVDILIVRELLGGVYFDQDRKIDGDTAYNTMRYTTPEVERVAKMAFWAAEQRKGRVTSVDKANVLEVSELWRRDVQALRDREYRNIHLNHEYVDSVAMLIVSDPSRYDVIVTENLFGDILSDLAAVIPGSLGLMPSASLGDGAGLFEPIHGSAPDIAGKGIANPAAAIMSAAMLLRHGLKRSDAANQIERAVALALREEPTRDLGGKADTRTFTNAVLEAMGTPVG, from the coding sequence ATGCCTAAGATTGTTACGTTGCCCGGCGACGGAATCGGCCCTGAAGTCACCGCCGCCGCCGTGGAAGTGCTGCGCGAGGTGGCCCCGGACCTGACCTTTGAGGAACACGCCATTGGCGGGATGGCCTACGACGCGCATGGCGATCCTTTTCCCCAGCGCACTCGCGACGCGCTGGCCGACGCCGACGCCGTGCTGCTGGGCACCGTGGGCGGGCCGCAGAACAGCCCCTGGAACAGCCTGCCGCGCCCGATGCGCCCCGAGAGCGGGCTGCTGGCCCTCCGCAAGGCGCTGGGCTGCTACGCCAACCTGCGCCCGGTGCGCGTACAGCCGGGGCTGGAACACCTCTCGCCCCTCAAGCCCGAACTGGCGCGCGGCGTGGACATCCTGATCGTGCGTGAGCTGCTGGGCGGCGTGTACTTCGATCAGGACCGCAAGATCGACGGCGACACCGCCTACAACACCATGCGCTACACCACCCCCGAGGTGGAGCGCGTGGCGAAAATGGCCTTCTGGGCCGCCGAGCAGCGCAAGGGCCGCGTGACCAGCGTGGACAAGGCCAACGTGCTGGAGGTCAGCGAGTTGTGGCGGCGCGATGTGCAGGCGCTGCGGGACCGCGAGTACCGCAACATCCACCTGAACCACGAGTACGTGGACAGCGTCGCCATGCTGATCGTCTCCGATCCCAGCCGCTATGACGTGATCGTCACCGAAAACCTGTTCGGCGACATCCTGAGCGATCTGGCCGCCGTGATCCCCGGCAGCCTGGGCCTGATGCCCAGCGCGAGCTTAGGCGACGGTGCGGGCCTGTTCGAGCCGATTCACGGCAGCGCCCCCGACATCGCTGGAAAGGGGATTGCCAACCCCGCCGCCGCGATCATGAGCGCCGCCATGCTGCTGCGCCACGGCCTCAAGCGCAGCGACGCCGCCAACCAGATCGAGCGCGCCGTGGCTCTGGCCCTACGCGAGGAACCTACCCGCGATCTGGGCGGCAAGGCGGACACCAGAACGTTCACGAACGCCGTGCTGGAAGCGATGGGTACGCCCGTCGGCTGA
- a CDS encoding fumarylacetoacetate hydrolase family protein: MRLVRMQHGGGASWGEVEGETVQFTDGMGGPRTGQSAPLDTAALLAPAEPSKIVCVGRNYLDHIRELGNDTGDLPTEPGIFLKGPNTLAEPGGTVDAPDWSDNFHFEGELALVMGTRAQGLTPENALDAIAGYTCGLDLTARDRQKTDLQWFRAKAADRFCPLGPWLETELDPADLRVQTRVNGDTLQDSRTSLMIFDVPAILAYVTRFVTLEPGDVVLTGTPSGVGPLKSGDMVEVEVEGIGVLVTQIG, translated from the coding sequence ATGCGACTGGTCAGAATGCAACACGGCGGCGGGGCTTCCTGGGGAGAAGTGGAGGGCGAAACGGTGCAGTTCACCGACGGTATGGGCGGGCCGCGCACGGGCCAGAGCGCTCCGCTGGACACGGCGGCGCTACTGGCTCCCGCCGAGCCGTCCAAGATCGTCTGCGTGGGCCGCAATTACCTGGACCACATCCGTGAGCTGGGCAACGACACGGGCGACTTGCCCACTGAACCCGGCATCTTCCTGAAAGGCCCCAACACCCTGGCCGAGCCGGGTGGCACAGTGGACGCCCCCGACTGGAGCGACAACTTCCACTTCGAGGGTGAGCTGGCGCTGGTGATGGGGACGCGGGCGCAGGGGCTGACGCCGGAGAACGCGCTGGACGCCATTGCTGGGTACACCTGTGGGCTGGACCTTACCGCGCGGGACCGCCAGAAGACGGACCTGCAATGGTTCCGGGCCAAGGCGGCGGACCGCTTCTGCCCGCTGGGACCGTGGCTGGAAACCGAGCTGGACCCGGCGGACCTGCGCGTGCAGACCCGCGTGAACGGCGACACATTGCAAGACAGCCGCACCAGTCTGATGATCTTTGACGTGCCCGCGATCCTGGCCTACGTGACCCGCTTCGTGACGCTGGAGCCGGGCGACGTGGTGCTGACTGGTACGCCCTCGGGCGTCGGTCCCCTGAAGTCGGGCGACATGGTGGAAGTGGAGGTGGAGGGCATCGGGGTGCTGGTCACGCAGATCGGCTGA